A genomic region of Chitinimonas arctica contains the following coding sequences:
- the rng gene encoding ribonuclease G yields the protein MKEHILINVTPQETRVALTEEGVVQEIHVERSASRGIVSNVYLGVVKRVLPGMQSAFIEIGLERAAFLHIADVIEQRQHPAEPQRIERLMYEGQSVMVQVIKDPIGTKGARLSTQISIAGRFLVFLPQDHHIGVSQRIEHGQGREHLRERLLSLLPPGQEHGGYIIRTSAEHATEEELRADVEYLSLIWADLKQKSRTLPPQSMLYQDLGLPMRVLRDIVTGETLKVVVDSRETFQKMIEFASAFVTNVAPRLEHYQGERPLFELHGVEAEIERALARRVNLKFGGYLIIDQTEAMTTVDVNTGGFVGTRSFDDTIFKTNLEATQVIARQLRLRNLGGIIIVDFIDMDNHEHRDQVLHELGKAMSKDRTKVTVSGFTSLGLVEITRKRTRESLAHVLCEPCPVCQGRGEIKTAQTVCYEILREILREARQFNAREYRILASQTVIDMFLDEESANLAMLADFIGKPISLQVESAYFQEQFDVILV from the coding sequence ATGAAAGAACACATCCTAATCAACGTCACCCCGCAGGAGACGCGGGTGGCGCTGACCGAAGAAGGCGTGGTGCAGGAAATCCACGTCGAGCGCAGCGCTTCGCGCGGCATCGTCAGCAATGTCTACCTGGGCGTGGTCAAGCGGGTATTGCCCGGCATGCAATCGGCCTTTATCGAGATCGGCCTGGAGCGGGCGGCCTTTCTGCACATCGCCGATGTGATCGAGCAACGCCAGCATCCGGCCGAGCCGCAGCGCATCGAGCGGCTGATGTATGAAGGCCAGAGCGTGATGGTGCAGGTCATCAAGGACCCGATCGGCACCAAGGGCGCACGGCTGTCCACCCAGATCAGCATTGCCGGCCGCTTCCTGGTGTTCCTGCCGCAGGACCACCATATCGGCGTCAGCCAGCGCATCGAGCATGGCCAGGGCCGCGAGCATCTGCGGGAGCGTTTGTTGAGCTTATTGCCGCCGGGGCAGGAGCACGGCGGCTATATCATCCGCACCTCGGCAGAACACGCCACCGAAGAAGAGCTGCGCGCCGACGTGGAGTACCTGAGCCTGATCTGGGCCGACCTCAAGCAGAAGTCGCGTACCTTGCCGCCGCAGTCCATGCTTTACCAAGACCTGGGTCTGCCCATGCGGGTCTTGCGCGACATCGTTACCGGTGAAACGCTCAAGGTCGTGGTGGATTCACGTGAAACCTTCCAGAAGATGATCGAGTTCGCCAGCGCCTTCGTCACCAATGTCGCCCCGCGTCTGGAGCACTATCAGGGCGAACGGCCGCTGTTCGAATTGCATGGCGTGGAAGCGGAGATAGAGCGCGCCTTGGCCCGGCGGGTCAACCTCAAGTTCGGCGGCTACCTGATCATCGACCAGACCGAGGCCATGACCACCGTGGACGTGAACACCGGTGGTTTCGTCGGCACCCGTTCCTTCGACGACACCATTTTCAAAACCAATCTGGAAGCCACCCAGGTCATCGCCCGCCAGCTGCGTTTGCGCAATCTGGGCGGCATCATCATCGTCGACTTTATCGACATGGATAACCACGAGCATCGCGACCAGGTGCTGCATGAACTGGGCAAGGCGATGTCCAAGGACCGGACCAAGGTAACGGTTTCCGGCTTCACCAGCCTGGGTTTGGTCGAGATTACCCGCAAGCGCACCCGCGAAAGCCTGGCGCACGTGCTGTGCGAACCCTGCCCGGTTTGCCAGGGGCGAGGCGAAATCAAGACGGCGCAGACGGTCTGCTACGAAATCCTGCGCGAGATCCTGCGCGAAGCGCGCCAGTTCAATGCACGCGAGTACCGCATCCTGGCCTCGCAAACCGTGATTGATATGTTCCTGGATGAAGAGTCGGCCAATCTGGCGATGCTGGCGGACTTTATCGGCAAGCCCATTTCCCTGCAGGTGGAAAGCGCCTACTTCCAGGAACAGTTCGATGTGATTCTGGTTTAG
- the leuS gene encoding leucine--tRNA ligase → MHEHYRPSEVEAAAQQHWQARDAYRVVEDHDKPKFYACSMLPYPSGKLHMGHVRNYTINDMLARHLRMKGFNVLMPMGWDAFGLPAENAAIAYNKSPAEWTYANIADMKSQMQPLGLAFDWSRELATCDPSYYRWNQWLFLKMLEKGIAYKKTQVVNWDPIDQTVLANEQVIDGKGWRSGALVEKREIPGYYFGITQYADELLDSIDTLTEWPEQVRTMQRNWIGKSSGVRFAFDHDIRNEAGALVQDGKLYVFTTRADTIMGVTFCAVAAEHPLAVLAAQRQPALAAFIEECKAGGTSELELATQEKKGVATGLFVTHPLSGEQVEVWIGNYVLMSYGDGAVMGVPAHDERDFAFARKYGIAIKQVVGVAGESFSTEAWADWYGDKQRGVTLNSGKYDGLAYQAAVDAIAADLADRQIGEKKTTWRLRDWGISRQRYWGTPIPIIHCPQCGDVPVPYADLPVVLPTDCVPDGSGNPLKKREDFLNVACPSCGAAAQRETDTMDTFVDSSWYFMRYTCPDAGAMVDTRNDYWMRGGMDQYIGGIEHAVLHLLYARFWTRAMRDLGLVEIAEPFKALFTQGMLLNDSFYREDAAGKRTWYYPHEVELQLDDKGRATAATLKADGQPVNMGGVEKMSKSKNNVVEPKDIIARFGADTARLFTMFAAPPEQSAAWSDSGVEGASRYLRRLWSFVHKHADALRSAGEVGEQDKAAKALRFEIHSTLKQINADYERLQYNTVVSGAMKLLNAMEAYRGEAVAVQREGLGILLRVLYPVCPHIAHALWTELGYGGELLDTAWPEPLAAALVQDEITLMVQVNGKLRGEIAVPADADRAAIEAFALANANVQKFLDGQAPKKVIVVPGRLVNLVV, encoded by the coding sequence ATGCACGAACACTACCGCCCATCCGAGGTCGAAGCGGCCGCCCAGCAACACTGGCAGGCCCGCGATGCCTACCGCGTGGTCGAAGACCACGACAAACCCAAGTTCTACGCCTGTTCCATGCTGCCCTACCCATCCGGCAAGCTGCATATGGGGCATGTGCGCAACTACACCATCAACGATATGCTGGCCCGCCATCTGCGCATGAAGGGCTTCAATGTCCTGATGCCGATGGGCTGGGACGCCTTCGGCCTGCCGGCCGAGAATGCCGCCATCGCCTACAACAAGTCGCCGGCGGAATGGACCTACGCCAATATCGCCGATATGAAGTCGCAGATGCAGCCCTTGGGCCTGGCATTCGACTGGTCGCGCGAGCTTGCTACCTGCGATCCGTCTTACTATCGCTGGAACCAATGGTTGTTCCTCAAGATGCTGGAAAAGGGCATCGCCTACAAGAAGACCCAGGTGGTGAACTGGGATCCGATCGACCAGACCGTGTTGGCCAACGAGCAAGTGATCGATGGCAAGGGCTGGCGCTCCGGCGCGCTGGTGGAAAAGCGCGAGATCCCCGGTTACTACTTCGGCATCACTCAATACGCCGATGAGTTGCTGGACAGCATCGACACGCTGACCGAGTGGCCCGAACAGGTGCGCACCATGCAGCGCAACTGGATAGGCAAATCGAGCGGGGTGCGCTTTGCCTTCGACCATGACATCCGCAATGAAGCCGGCGCCCTGGTTCAGGACGGCAAGCTGTATGTCTTCACCACCCGCGCCGATACCATCATGGGCGTGACCTTCTGCGCCGTGGCGGCCGAACATCCGCTGGCGGTACTGGCGGCGCAGCGGCAGCCCGCCCTGGCCGCCTTTATCGAGGAATGCAAGGCCGGCGGAACGTCCGAGCTGGAACTGGCGACCCAGGAGAAGAAGGGTGTGGCGACCGGCCTGTTCGTCACCCATCCGCTCAGCGGCGAGCAGGTGGAAGTGTGGATAGGCAATTACGTCCTGATGAGCTACGGCGACGGCGCGGTCATGGGTGTTCCGGCCCATGACGAGCGCGATTTCGCTTTTGCCCGCAAATACGGCATCGCCATCAAGCAGGTAGTCGGCGTGGCGGGCGAAAGCTTCTCCACCGAAGCCTGGGCCGACTGGTACGGCGACAAGCAGCGTGGTGTCACGCTCAATTCCGGCAAGTACGATGGCCTCGCCTACCAGGCCGCCGTGGACGCAATCGCGGCCGATCTGGCCGATCGCCAGATCGGCGAGAAGAAAACCACCTGGCGCCTGCGCGACTGGGGCATTTCGCGCCAGCGCTACTGGGGTACGCCCATCCCCATCATCCACTGTCCCCAGTGCGGCGATGTACCGGTTCCCTATGCCGACCTGCCGGTGGTGCTGCCGACCGATTGCGTGCCGGACGGCTCGGGTAATCCGCTGAAGAAGCGCGAGGATTTCCTCAACGTGGCCTGCCCAAGTTGCGGCGCCGCGGCCCAGCGTGAAACCGACACCATGGATACCTTTGTCGATTCCAGCTGGTATTTCATGCGCTATACCTGCCCGGATGCCGGCGCCATGGTGGATACGCGCAATGATTACTGGATGCGCGGCGGCATGGACCAGTACATCGGCGGGATTGAACACGCCGTGCTGCACCTGCTGTATGCCCGCTTCTGGACCCGCGCCATGCGCGACCTGGGACTGGTGGAGATCGCCGAGCCATTCAAGGCCTTGTTCACCCAGGGCATGCTGCTGAACGACTCGTTCTACCGCGAGGACGCGGCCGGCAAGCGGACCTGGTACTACCCCCACGAGGTGGAACTGCAGCTGGACGACAAGGGCCGCGCCACGGCCGCCACGCTGAAGGCCGACGGCCAGCCGGTCAATATGGGCGGCGTGGAAAAGATGTCCAAGTCCAAGAACAATGTGGTGGAACCCAAGGACATCATCGCCCGTTTCGGTGCCGATACCGCCCGCCTGTTCACCATGTTTGCCGCTCCGCCCGAGCAAAGCGCCGCCTGGAGCGACAGTGGCGTGGAGGGTGCCTCCCGCTATCTGCGTCGTTTGTGGTCCTTTGTCCACAAGCACGCCGACGCTTTGCGTTCGGCCGGCGAGGTGGGCGAGCAGGACAAGGCCGCCAAGGCGCTACGCTTTGAAATCCACAGCACGCTCAAGCAGATCAACGCCGACTACGAACGCCTGCAGTACAACACCGTGGTGTCGGGGGCGATGAAGTTGCTCAATGCGATGGAAGCCTATCGCGGCGAGGCCGTGGCGGTTCAGCGTGAAGGCCTGGGTATATTGCTGCGGGTTCTCTATCCGGTCTGTCCGCATATCGCCCATGCACTGTGGACCGAGTTGGGCTATGGCGGCGAACTACTGGACACGGCCTGGCCGGAACCGCTGGCCGCGGCCCTGGTGCAGGATGAAATCACCCTGATGGTGCAAGTCAACGGTAAGCTGCGGGGCGAGATCGCGGTGCCGGCCGATGCCGACCGCGCCGCCATCGAGGCATTCGCCCTGGCCAATGCCAATGTGCAGAAATTCCTTGATGGACAGGCACCGAAGAAGGTCATCGTGGTACCCGGCCGTCTCGTCAACCTGGTTGTTTGA
- the holA gene encoding DNA polymerase III subunit delta: protein MPIRASDLPGHLAAGRLSPIYVVHGEEALLALEAAQAIRDAARLAGFAEREVLTVEAGFKWSELAAAGQAISLFAERKLIELRVPNGKPGGEGGEALQRYAAGAPADNVLLLQLPKLEKMQLQSKWFTALEAVGTVVACPLVSRNELPAWIGERLARQQQRLSGEAMEFLISRVEGNLLAAKQEIDKLALLHPAGELGLEPLRAAVANVARYDVWSLGETMLSGDIGRLARMLDGLRAEGEAPHLVLWAMADEVRALLRVGLGRSQGLNMQQLFRENRVWGDKQRHYPAALNRLKASQLKGALAHAAQIDRIVKGVGSGDAWEELLKLGLRLMPGTPPRVPLRTP from the coding sequence ATGCCGATCCGCGCGAGTGATCTACCTGGCCATCTAGCCGCCGGCCGCTTATCGCCCATTTATGTGGTACATGGCGAAGAAGCGTTGCTGGCGCTGGAAGCGGCCCAGGCCATTCGCGATGCGGCCCGGCTGGCCGGCTTTGCCGAGCGGGAGGTGCTGACGGTAGAAGCGGGCTTCAAGTGGTCGGAACTGGCGGCCGCCGGCCAGGCTATTTCCTTGTTCGCCGAGCGCAAGCTGATCGAATTGCGCGTGCCCAACGGCAAGCCGGGAGGGGAAGGCGGCGAGGCGCTGCAGCGCTATGCCGCCGGTGCGCCGGCCGACAATGTACTGCTGCTGCAACTGCCCAAGCTGGAAAAAATGCAGCTGCAAAGCAAATGGTTCACCGCGCTGGAAGCCGTTGGCACGGTGGTGGCGTGTCCCCTGGTAAGCCGCAATGAATTGCCAGCCTGGATCGGCGAGCGGTTGGCGCGGCAGCAGCAACGCCTGAGCGGCGAGGCCATGGAGTTCCTGATCAGTCGGGTCGAGGGCAATCTGCTGGCCGCCAAGCAGGAGATCGACAAGCTGGCCTTGCTGCACCCCGCCGGCGAGCTGGGGCTGGAACCATTACGTGCCGCCGTGGCCAATGTGGCAAGGTACGATGTGTGGAGCCTGGGTGAAACCATGCTGTCGGGCGATATCGGCCGCTTGGCCCGTATGCTGGACGGACTGCGCGCCGAGGGCGAAGCGCCCCATCTGGTATTGTGGGCCATGGCCGATGAGGTGCGTGCGCTGCTGCGGGTGGGCCTGGGCCGTTCGCAAGGGCTGAATATGCAGCAGTTGTTCCGCGAAAACCGGGTGTGGGGCGACAAGCAGCGCCACTATCCCGCCGCGCTGAACAGGCTCAAGGCCAGCCAGCTGAAGGGCGCGCTGGCCCATGCGGCCCAGATCGACCGTATCGTCAAGGGTGTGGGCAGTGGCGATGCCTGGGAAGAGTTGCTCAAGCTGGGACTGCGGCTGATGCCTGGCACACCGCCGCGCGTGCCGCTGCGCACGCCCTAG
- a CDS encoding LPS-assembly lipoprotein LptE → MRFSPAGPGRDGPLAFASLHLAAPAGGLGDALKRQLSLRADLQLLGAGQAEAMLMVEGENVDKQILTVNRSGRVSEYQLLYRARFRVQQGGRDWIPSTELTLRRDYTFDENNVLGKEAEEQLLIRDMRQDAAQQILRRLAALKSLAALEAPAATRAPAPVAVP, encoded by the coding sequence TTGCGGTTTTCACCTGCGGGGCCAGGGCGAGACGGCCCGCTGGCGTTTGCCTCCCTGCACCTGGCCGCGCCGGCCGGCGGGCTGGGCGATGCGCTCAAGCGCCAGCTATCGCTGCGTGCCGACCTGCAACTGCTGGGTGCCGGCCAGGCCGAGGCCATGCTGATGGTGGAAGGCGAGAACGTCGACAAGCAGATCCTCACCGTCAACCGGTCCGGCCGGGTCAGCGAATATCAGTTGCTGTACCGGGCCCGGTTCCGGGTACAGCAGGGTGGCCGCGACTGGATACCGTCCACCGAGCTGACGCTGCGGCGCGACTACACCTTCGATGAAAACAATGTATTGGGCAAGGAAGCGGAAGAGCAGCTGCTGATACGCGATATGCGCCAGGATGCCGCGCAGCAGATCCTGCGGCGCCTGGCCGCCCTCAAGTCCCTGGCGGCGTTGGAAGCACCGGCCGCCACCCGCGCGCCGGCCCCGGTGGCGGTACCGTAA
- a CDS encoding substrate-binding periplasmic protein — translation MTLRSLTPFLACLCLPTLADGKLLRIATGELPPYATQSRADQGIALNVVRRAFETAGYRVQFTFLPWSRALAEARTGKWTGTAYWGHKPEHEESFFLSDNVLTEQWVFVYRAKSGFDWQTLADLRPYRMAIIQDYTYTPQLWSMVKSGELQADLTPNDLSSLRKLISARVDIAPMEKNVACDLLARHFGAGSANLLRYHPRLMTDQFTTHLMLSRKLPDSFALVTAFNAGLKKIQASGEHAKLLSQVRCPTAWAVDAGADSLPRVANPLDPALVK, via the coding sequence ATGACCCTACGCAGCCTGACTCCTTTCCTGGCATGCCTATGTCTGCCGACCCTGGCGGATGGCAAGCTGCTGCGTATCGCCACCGGCGAACTGCCGCCCTATGCCACCCAATCCCGCGCCGACCAGGGCATCGCCCTCAACGTGGTAAGGCGCGCCTTCGAGACGGCCGGCTACCGGGTGCAGTTCACCTTCCTGCCCTGGTCGCGGGCATTGGCCGAGGCGCGGACAGGCAAATGGACCGGCACCGCCTACTGGGGACACAAGCCGGAACATGAAGAAAGCTTCTTTCTCAGCGACAACGTCCTGACCGAACAATGGGTATTCGTCTATCGCGCCAAGTCTGGCTTCGATTGGCAGACCCTCGCCGACCTGCGCCCCTATCGCATGGCCATCATCCAGGACTACACCTATACGCCGCAGCTGTGGAGCATGGTCAAGTCCGGCGAACTACAAGCCGATCTCACGCCTAACGATCTGTCCAGCCTCCGCAAATTGATCAGCGCCCGGGTCGATATCGCCCCCATGGAAAAAAACGTGGCCTGCGATCTGCTGGCCCGTCATTTTGGCGCCGGCAGCGCCAATCTGCTGCGCTATCACCCCCGGCTGATGACCGACCAATTCACTACCCATCTGATGCTGTCGCGCAAGCTGCCGGACAGCTTTGCACTGGTGACGGCGTTCAACGCGGGGCTAAAGAAGATTCAGGCTTCCGGCGAGCATGCCAAGCTTTTGTCGCAAGTACGCTGCCCGACGGCCTGGGCGGTAGATGCCGGCGCGGATTCGCTACCACGGGTAGCCAATCCACTCGACCCGGCGCTCGTGAAATAA